The proteins below are encoded in one region of Euzebya sp.:
- a CDS encoding tetratricopeptide repeat protein, protein MPHTPKPDRAGRGGRGPSGGRDRDPRRDAPARREPPARRSLSGKAPPPRTPGGGQKRRVPKPTLPTERPQLPGGVYRDIRRTTRQDEVDDVAAAVGAAGEAIEDGDLDRAVELLAWASSRAPRSTSIREGLGVAYYLSGQFEEAQRELLAYRRMSGRADQNHLLADSARAVGRTDRVLELVDEMLAAHQAGKVPVDRVVEAVIVQAAIRADGGDYEGALATLDRAPLPAELGTPHGRTWYAAGDIAERMGDTQRAREYFDAVLTVEEDFLDAAERLAALGGSEE, encoded by the coding sequence ATGCCCCACACGCCCAAGCCGGACCGCGCCGGTCGCGGCGGCCGCGGTCCCTCAGGCGGCCGTGACCGAGATCCGCGGCGGGACGCGCCCGCCCGGCGCGAGCCGCCGGCGCGGCGGAGCCTGTCGGGCAAGGCCCCACCCCCTCGCACGCCGGGGGGCGGGCAGAAGCGCCGCGTCCCCAAGCCGACGCTGCCGACCGAGCGGCCCCAGCTCCCCGGCGGGGTGTACCGCGACATCCGGCGGACCACCCGGCAGGACGAGGTCGACGACGTCGCCGCGGCGGTCGGGGCCGCGGGCGAGGCCATCGAGGACGGCGACCTCGATCGCGCGGTGGAGCTGCTGGCGTGGGCCAGCAGCCGGGCGCCGCGGAGCACGTCGATCCGGGAGGGGCTCGGCGTCGCCTACTACCTGTCCGGGCAGTTCGAGGAGGCCCAGCGCGAGCTGCTCGCGTACCGGCGCATGTCGGGGCGGGCGGACCAGAACCACCTGCTCGCCGACTCAGCGCGCGCGGTCGGCAGGACCGACCGGGTGCTCGAGCTGGTCGATGAGATGCTGGCCGCCCACCAGGCCGGCAAGGTGCCGGTCGACCGCGTCGTCGAGGCGGTGATCGTCCAGGCGGCGATCCGCGCCGACGGGGGCGATTACGAGGGCGCGCTCGCGACCCTCGACCGTGCGCCGCTGCCGGCCGAGCTCGGCACCCCCCACGGGCGCACCTGGTACGCCGCCGGCGACATCGCCGAGCGGATGGGGGACACCCAGCGCGCACGGGAGTACTTCGATGCCGTCCTCACCGTCGAGGAGGACTTCCTCGACGCGGCCGAACGCCTCGCCGCGCTCGGCGGCTCGGAGGAGTAG
- a CDS encoding MBL fold metallo-hydrolase, translating to MPTADDHPHDVRPSPAEDLDGGVIALDTLTAGMTKVTAGYLLTAPRPTLVECGPAISIESVIAGLRELGMDPDDLAYLVLSHIHLDHAGGAGDIAAAFPNATIVCSDIGVRHMVDPERLNASSRRVYGDLFDTVYGACTPIDADRLLGVDADLELDLGGGRRLELFAAPGHAKHHIGVFDPDSGDLFVGDSVGVKMPGMDVIRPATPPPDFDFVLAERTLQRYRDLGPARVHLAHYGPVDPPHEALVEASDRLAEWVRVADRAWSEDADLDHVVETLGRRFADEVQAVPGDPDAEGRVELLSGIRSNAMGLTRYFDLRDQGRVEPEA from the coding sequence ATGCCCACCGCAGACGACCACCCGCACGACGTCCGCCCCTCCCCCGCCGAGGACCTGGACGGCGGCGTCATCGCACTCGACACGCTGACCGCCGGGATGACGAAGGTCACCGCCGGGTACCTGCTGACGGCGCCGCGGCCGACCCTGGTCGAGTGCGGGCCGGCGATCTCGATCGAGTCGGTCATCGCGGGCTTGCGCGAGCTGGGGATGGACCCCGACGACCTCGCCTACCTGGTGCTCAGCCACATCCACCTCGACCACGCCGGCGGGGCCGGCGACATCGCCGCCGCGTTCCCGAACGCGACGATCGTGTGCAGCGACATCGGCGTGCGGCACATGGTCGATCCCGAGCGGTTGAACGCGAGCTCCCGCCGGGTGTACGGCGACCTGTTCGACACCGTGTACGGGGCGTGCACGCCGATCGACGCCGACCGGCTCCTCGGGGTCGACGCCGACCTCGAGCTGGACCTGGGCGGTGGTCGCCGCCTCGAGCTGTTCGCCGCGCCCGGCCACGCCAAGCACCACATCGGCGTGTTCGACCCGGACTCCGGCGACCTCTTCGTGGGCGACTCGGTCGGGGTCAAGATGCCGGGCATGGACGTCATCCGTCCGGCGACCCCTCCACCGGACTTCGACTTCGTCCTGGCCGAGCGCACCCTCCAGCGCTACCGCGACCTCGGGCCCGCACGCGTGCACCTCGCCCACTACGGGCCCGTCGACCCTCCGCACGAGGCGCTCGTCGAGGCGAGCGATCGCCTCGCGGAGTGGGTTCGGGTCGCCGACCGGGCCTGGTCGGAGGACGCCGACCTCGACCACGTGGTGGAGACGCTCGGCCGCCGCTTCGCCGACGAGGTGCAGGCCGTGCCCGGCGACCCCGACGCGGAGGGACGGGTGGAGCTCCTGAGCGGCATCCGGTCCAACGCGATGGGGTTGACCCGCTACTTCGACCTGCGCGACCAGGGACGCGTCGAGCCGGAGGCCTAG
- a CDS encoding AI-2E family transporter, with amino-acid sequence MSDETPAPETTGRPTPGRAVPTGRAARGRRASDRFGRWPESALPSPAQLVGLIVVLVLTYATVIVIRSLRSVLVMLLVSLFIAFAVEPAVQWLGRHGWRRGPATAVVFLGAILALVASFGSIIPLLVDQVSDLLRTIPRSVDELNSLLSRIPYVDLQLDPDANLNQELIRIGRELSSGGIAQFATGNVLGAAGSVVGIGATALGVIFQGLTVLLVSFYMVADGPRFRAALARPLPPHRQREMLAIWEIAVAKTGGYIYSRVLIAAVAATVTAVFLLVIGVPYPLPLGLWVGVTGAFVPVVGTYLGGVLIVIVALIHDPILAIWVLIFLAVYQQIENYLIAPRLQAATMDIHPAVAFVSVIIGATLLGAVGALLALPATAIIQAVSSTYMQRHALIDELSEISDQLHADDDHPARDPRTPDLQR; translated from the coding sequence ATGAGCGACGAGACGCCCGCACCCGAGACCACCGGTCGGCCGACGCCCGGCCGGGCGGTCCCGACGGGCCGTGCCGCACGCGGCCGTCGGGCCAGCGATCGGTTCGGCCGGTGGCCCGAGAGCGCGCTGCCCAGCCCCGCCCAGCTCGTCGGTCTCATCGTCGTGCTGGTGCTGACCTACGCCACGGTGATCGTCATCCGGTCGTTGCGGTCGGTGCTGGTGATGCTGCTCGTGTCGCTGTTCATCGCCTTCGCCGTCGAGCCGGCCGTCCAGTGGCTGGGACGGCACGGCTGGCGCCGGGGTCCCGCGACCGCCGTCGTGTTCCTCGGTGCGATCCTCGCGCTGGTGGCGAGCTTCGGCTCGATCATCCCGCTGCTGGTCGACCAGGTCAGCGACCTGCTGCGGACCATCCCGCGGTCGGTGGACGAGCTGAACTCCCTCCTCAGCCGGATCCCCTACGTGGACCTCCAGCTCGACCCGGACGCGAACCTGAACCAGGAGCTCATCCGCATCGGCCGCGAGCTGAGCAGCGGCGGGATCGCCCAGTTCGCGACCGGCAACGTGCTGGGCGCCGCGGGGAGCGTCGTCGGCATCGGCGCCACGGCCCTGGGGGTGATCTTCCAGGGCCTCACGGTGCTGCTGGTGTCGTTCTACATGGTGGCGGACGGGCCGCGGTTCCGCGCCGCGCTGGCTCGCCCCCTCCCCCCGCACCGGCAGCGCGAGATGCTGGCGATCTGGGAGATCGCCGTGGCCAAGACCGGCGGGTACATCTACTCACGGGTGCTGATCGCCGCCGTGGCCGCGACCGTGACGGCCGTCTTCCTGCTGGTCATCGGCGTCCCCTACCCCCTCCCCCTCGGCCTCTGGGTGGGGGTGACCGGGGCGTTCGTCCCCGTCGTCGGGACCTACCTCGGCGGGGTCCTCATCGTCATCGTGGCCCTGATCCACGACCCGATCCTCGCGATCTGGGTGCTGATCTTCCTGGCCGTCTACCAGCAGATCGAGAACTACCTGATCGCCCCCCGCCTGCAGGCGGCGACGATGGACATCCACCCCGCCGTGGCGTTCGTCAGCGTGATCATCGGCGCCACCCTCCTCGGCGCCGTCGGGGCGCTGCTCGCCCTGCCTGCGACCGCGATCATCCAGGCCGTCTCGTCGACCTACATGCAGCGGCACGCGCTGATCGACGAGCTCAGCGAGATCTCCGACCAGCTCCACGCGGACGACGACCACCCCGCCCGCGACCCACGCACCCCCGACCTGCAGAGGTGA
- a CDS encoding DUF1015 family protein: MRLLPFRALRYDSAVAGPPEETSAPPYDAFDPLQYLQHRTANPYTVLELQAGEADGGPGGFQAARATLARWRRTGVLVEDAQPALYLYEEHELRRGVPTVQRGIVGAVDLTEIERGRLLLHEHVDDARTALRAERMRQVPVDLTPVVALHMAPGVPDLGATTAGRPPVAAFTDEANVDHRLWRIDEPALVSSITAAHADVTAVLADGHHRVAAARQLAAEAGARWGRVTVWLVDARAHGPELRAVHRLVPGTPPTGPDGTPRIPGFRALAWRDGVVELERAIGEMPGVAFGVVTPDGRWVLRADDPRRLRTSAAPDQPSLQQLDAQVAATHVLPLIAPETAARAVFDAGEAADEVARSSAATLLLLAPPTAQQVLDVAASGLRMPAKTTWFRPKPRAGLVMRALDAQA; this comes from the coding sequence GTGCGGCTCCTCCCCTTCCGCGCGCTGCGGTACGACTCGGCGGTCGCTGGCCCGCCGGAGGAGACCTCGGCGCCGCCCTACGACGCGTTCGACCCCCTGCAGTACCTCCAGCACCGGACCGCGAACCCCTACACGGTGCTCGAGCTCCAGGCGGGTGAGGCCGACGGCGGACCCGGCGGGTTCCAGGCCGCGCGGGCGACCCTCGCCCGCTGGCGCCGCACCGGCGTGCTGGTCGAGGACGCGCAGCCCGCGCTCTACCTCTACGAGGAGCACGAGCTGCGCCGCGGGGTCCCGACCGTGCAGCGCGGCATCGTCGGGGCCGTCGACCTCACCGAGATCGAGCGGGGACGCCTGCTGCTCCACGAGCACGTCGACGACGCCCGGACGGCGCTGCGCGCCGAGCGCATGCGGCAGGTGCCGGTCGACCTGACGCCCGTCGTCGCCCTCCACATGGCCCCCGGCGTGCCGGACCTGGGCGCGACCACGGCAGGGCGCCCCCCGGTCGCGGCGTTCACCGACGAGGCGAACGTCGACCACCGGCTGTGGCGGATCGACGAGCCGGCCCTCGTGTCGTCGATCACGGCCGCGCACGCCGACGTCACCGCGGTGCTCGCCGACGGCCACCACCGCGTCGCCGCGGCCCGGCAGCTGGCCGCAGAGGCCGGCGCCCGGTGGGGACGCGTGACCGTGTGGCTCGTCGACGCCCGGGCCCACGGTCCGGAGCTCCGCGCCGTCCACCGCCTGGTGCCCGGCACGCCGCCCACCGGACCCGACGGCACGCCGCGGATCCCGGGCTTCCGTGCGCTCGCCTGGCGGGACGGGGTGGTCGAGCTCGAGCGGGCGATCGGCGAGATGCCCGGCGTCGCCTTCGGGGTGGTGACGCCCGATGGCCGGTGGGTGCTGCGTGCCGACGACCCGCGACGCCTGCGCACGAGTGCGGCGCCGGACCAGCCCAGCCTCCAGCAGCTCGACGCACAGGTCGCGGCGACCCACGTCCTGCCCCTGATCGCACCCGAGACAGCCGCGCGAGCGGTGTTCGACGCCGGGGAGGCGGCGGACGAGGTCGCGCGGTCCTCCGCCGCGACGCTCCTGCTGCTGGCGCCCCCCACCGCGCAGCAGGTGCTGGACGTCGCGGCGTCCGGGTTGCGGATGCCCGCCAAGACCACGTGGTTCCGCCCGAAGCCGCGCGCGGGGCTCGTCATGCGCGCCCTCGACGCGCAGGCGTGA
- a CDS encoding phasin family protein, with protein MASGLAEVPRRKAEDAVKALVSRGEIAANASENMVEALIGQVDRNRKAIQEIVSKEVERALAGVDVVRTSAIEALESRISLLERLRGGDDEGSEDAPAPVKKATAKNATKKATKRSAAKKTAAKKATKKAATKKATKKASTRSVTATAAAATAESASSAAPPAAASGSADTASTAKSTAAKTTAAAAKKSTAAKKSTGAKKATAKTASSAKSTAAKTTAAAAKKTSTAKKTSTAKKTSTAKKASTAKKTSTAKKASPAKKTAMPPSSSGQGSSASSDSGAGASGSPDRGDES; from the coding sequence ATGGCCAGCGGCCTGGCCGAGGTGCCGCGACGCAAGGCAGAGGATGCGGTCAAGGCCCTGGTCTCGAGGGGCGAGATCGCGGCCAACGCCAGCGAGAACATGGTCGAGGCGCTGATCGGGCAGGTCGACCGCAACCGCAAGGCGATCCAGGAGATCGTGTCGAAGGAGGTCGAGCGCGCCCTCGCCGGCGTCGACGTCGTGCGCACCAGCGCGATCGAGGCGCTGGAGAGCCGCATCAGCCTGCTCGAGCGCCTCCGCGGCGGGGACGACGAGGGGTCGGAGGACGCGCCCGCCCCGGTCAAGAAGGCCACCGCGAAGAATGCCACCAAGAAGGCGACGAAGCGGTCCGCGGCGAAGAAGACTGCGGCGAAGAAGGCCACCAAGAAGGCGGCGACGAAGAAGGCGACCAAGAAGGCCAGCACGCGGTCGGTCACCGCCACCGCCGCCGCGGCGACCGCCGAGTCGGCGTCATCTGCTGCGCCGCCCGCCGCCGCGAGCGGCAGCGCCGACACCGCGTCCACGGCGAAGTCCACGGCTGCCAAGACCACCGCCGCCGCGGCCAAGAAGTCGACGGCGGCCAAGAAGTCGACGGGCGCGAAGAAGGCGACGGCGAAGACGGCGTCATCCGCGAAGTCGACCGCTGCCAAGACGACCGCCGCGGCTGCGAAGAAGACCAGCACGGCGAAGAAGACCAGCACGGCGAAGAAGACGAGCACGGCGAAGAAGGCCAGCACGGCCAAGAAGACGAGCACGGCCAAGAAGGCCAGCCCCGCCAAGAAGACGGCCATGCCGCCGTCGTCGAGCGGGCAGGGCTCGAGCGCCTCGTCGGACTCCGGCGCCGGGGCCTCCGGCTCCCCTGACCGCGGCGACGAGAGCTGA
- a CDS encoding TlyA family RNA methyltransferase, whose protein sequence is MAGRRARLDAEVVRRGLAPSRSAAQAMIAAGEVRVGGVPAPKPATQITPDDPVEVVSTGPRYASRGGLKLAGALDALDVDPAGRVALDAGAAHGGFTDVLLRRGAAHVVAVDVAYGQLAWALRTDERVTLLERTNVRELTAADLAGRSPSVVVADLSFISLQKVLPALVRAAAPDADLLPMVKPQFEAGPARVGKGGVVRDPQVWSDAMAGVVAVAADLGLDLVGAVPSPAPGPAGNVEFFLHLRRGRAAADAEAVIAGAVAAGRRLRDG, encoded by the coding sequence GTGGCCGGACGGCGAGCCCGCCTCGACGCGGAGGTCGTCCGCCGGGGCCTCGCACCCTCGCGGAGCGCCGCCCAGGCGATGATCGCCGCCGGTGAGGTGCGCGTCGGCGGCGTGCCCGCACCCAAGCCCGCCACCCAGATCACCCCCGACGACCCGGTGGAGGTGGTCAGCACCGGCCCCCGCTACGCCAGCCGAGGCGGGCTCAAGCTGGCCGGGGCCCTCGACGCCCTCGACGTGGACCCCGCCGGTCGGGTCGCCCTCGACGCCGGGGCTGCCCACGGCGGGTTCACCGACGTCCTCCTCCGCCGCGGCGCGGCGCACGTCGTCGCCGTCGACGTCGCGTACGGGCAGCTCGCGTGGGCCCTCCGCACCGACGAGCGCGTCACCCTGCTCGAGCGCACCAACGTGCGGGAGCTCACGGCGGCGGACCTGGCCGGCCGCAGCCCCTCCGTGGTCGTCGCCGACCTGTCCTTCATCTCGCTGCAGAAGGTCCTCCCGGCCCTGGTGCGCGCCGCCGCCCCCGATGCCGACCTGCTGCCCATGGTGAAGCCCCAGTTCGAGGCCGGCCCGGCGCGGGTCGGCAAGGGGGGCGTGGTCCGAGACCCCCAGGTCTGGTCCGACGCGATGGCCGGCGTCGTCGCCGTCGCCGCCGACCTGGGCCTCGACCTGGTCGGGGCGGTGCCGTCACCGGCGCCCGGGCCCGCGGGCAACGTGGAGTTCTTCCTCCACCTGCGCCGCGGTCGGGCCGCTGCCGACGCGGAGGCCGTCATCGCCGGAGCGGTCGCCGCCGGCCGCCGACTGCGGGACGGCTGA
- a CDS encoding TetR/AcrR family transcriptional regulator, which translates to MRRSRVTAGVTLPREPKQERSRRKQTALMASAERLFAEPGFEHVTADDIAADAGFGTGTFYNYFTNKTQAFLMVAGRHETAIAPTLETISAELTAGSDIASVAEQIVGSVISDRRRVPWLRRTWLRLALTDPEVAEVQRRIDVEWDAALTELVDTLRDSPDVADLDLPSPAIATTLRVLVDALADEVVLVGSIRPDDAARTVAALLDGLVQDR; encoded by the coding sequence ATGAGACGTTCCCGAGTGACCGCCGGCGTCACGCTCCCGCGTGAGCCCAAGCAGGAGCGCAGCCGCCGGAAGCAGACCGCCCTCATGGCGTCGGCCGAGCGGCTCTTCGCCGAGCCCGGCTTCGAGCACGTGACCGCTGACGACATCGCCGCCGACGCGGGGTTCGGGACCGGCACCTTCTACAACTACTTCACGAACAAGACCCAGGCGTTCCTGATGGTCGCCGGCCGCCACGAGACGGCGATCGCGCCCACGCTCGAGACGATCAGCGCCGAGCTGACCGCCGGCAGCGACATCGCCTCGGTCGCGGAGCAGATCGTCGGGTCCGTCATCAGCGATCGACGTCGCGTCCCGTGGCTCCGACGCACCTGGTTGCGGCTGGCCCTGACCGATCCCGAGGTGGCGGAGGTCCAGCGGCGCATCGACGTCGAGTGGGATGCCGCGCTCACCGAGCTCGTCGACACCCTGCGCGACTCCCCGGACGTGGCCGACCTCGACCTGCCCTCCCCGGCGATCGCCACGACCCTACGGGTGCTCGTCGACGCCCTGGCCGACGAGGTCGTGCTCGTCGGCAGCATCCGCCCGGACGACGCGGCCCGGACCGTCGCGGCGCTCCTCGACGGGCTCGTCCAGGACCGGTGA
- the recN gene encoding DNA repair protein RecN, whose amino-acid sequence MSVVPTTADRPPPVLTDLEIAGLGIIDEIALSLAPGLNVLTGETGAGKTMVVTGLQWLLGARADRDKVRAGERAAVVQARFDGVPRSAGDWVDPEDGELLVTREVGARGDDATAAGRSRARIAGRLAPVATLSEVLEPVVEIHSQHESVRLADPSLQRRLLDRFGGTAVATARAAYDAAYAAWREAVRVLDQAERSSRDDASMADHLRAEVDEIAAVDPAEGEEDALDAEIGRLEHAESLRRAAVVATAALTGDDGARDALGAAVAAVRDVVDHDPQLAEPLARLEGALAEAQDVAFELDAYAEGLDADPESLDRALGRRAAIGGLLRKYGPTTGDVIAHLAQASDRLALVDGGDERLARLRAEAEAGEEAVTGAGAALTAARRTAAAALARIVDGHLAELSMPDARTTIAVEDASPGPDGADRVEFLLAANRGQPPLALGRAASGGERSRVALAVKVALADADDTPVMVFDEVDAGIGGETALAVGRKLARLAEGRQVLCVTHLAQLAAFADAHFVVTKAAQGDTTVTRVDRLSDEDRAVELSRMLSGATESDAALSHARELLASAARG is encoded by the coding sequence GTGAGCGTGGTGCCGACCACGGCGGACCGACCGCCGCCGGTGCTGACCGACCTCGAGATCGCCGGGCTCGGGATCATCGACGAGATCGCTCTCTCCCTCGCCCCCGGCCTCAACGTCCTGACGGGCGAGACCGGCGCGGGCAAGACCATGGTGGTCACCGGCCTGCAGTGGCTGCTCGGCGCCCGGGCGGACAGGGACAAGGTCCGCGCGGGCGAGCGGGCCGCCGTGGTCCAGGCCCGCTTCGACGGCGTCCCGCGGTCCGCGGGCGACTGGGTCGATCCCGAGGACGGCGAGCTGCTCGTCACCCGTGAGGTCGGCGCCCGCGGCGACGACGCCACCGCGGCCGGCCGCTCCCGCGCCCGCATCGCCGGTCGGCTCGCCCCCGTGGCGACCCTGTCGGAGGTCCTCGAACCGGTGGTCGAGATCCACTCCCAGCACGAATCGGTCCGGCTGGCGGATCCGTCCCTCCAACGCCGGCTCCTCGACCGGTTCGGCGGGACGGCGGTCGCGACCGCCCGCGCGGCGTACGACGCGGCGTACGCCGCCTGGCGCGAGGCCGTCCGGGTCCTCGACCAGGCCGAGCGGTCGTCGCGTGACGACGCCAGCATGGCCGACCACCTGCGGGCCGAGGTCGACGAGATCGCTGCGGTCGACCCCGCGGAGGGGGAGGAGGACGCCCTCGACGCCGAGATCGGCCGCCTCGAGCACGCGGAGTCGCTCCGCCGGGCGGCGGTCGTCGCGACCGCTGCGCTGACCGGTGACGACGGGGCACGCGACGCGCTCGGCGCCGCCGTGGCCGCCGTCCGCGACGTCGTCGACCACGACCCGCAGCTCGCCGAGCCGCTCGCACGGCTCGAGGGGGCCCTGGCCGAGGCGCAGGACGTCGCGTTCGAGCTCGACGCCTACGCCGAGGGGCTCGACGCGGACCCCGAGTCCCTGGACCGCGCGCTCGGACGCCGCGCCGCCATCGGTGGGCTGTTGCGCAAGTACGGCCCCACGACCGGTGACGTCATCGCCCACCTGGCCCAGGCCTCGGACCGGTTGGCCCTGGTCGACGGCGGCGACGAGCGCCTCGCCCGCCTGCGCGCGGAGGCGGAGGCGGGCGAGGAGGCGGTCACCGGTGCCGGCGCGGCCCTGACCGCGGCGCGCCGCACCGCCGCGGCGGCGCTGGCGCGGATCGTGGACGGGCACCTGGCCGAGCTGTCCATGCCGGACGCGAGGACCACGATCGCCGTCGAGGACGCGTCGCCGGGTCCCGACGGCGCCGATCGTGTGGAGTTCCTCCTGGCGGCGAACCGGGGCCAGCCGCCGCTGGCGCTCGGGCGGGCGGCCAGCGGCGGTGAGCGCAGCCGCGTCGCCCTGGCTGTCAAGGTCGCCCTGGCCGACGCCGACGACACGCCCGTCATGGTGTTCGACGAGGTCGACGCCGGCATCGGCGGCGAGACGGCGCTCGCGGTCGGGCGGAAGCTGGCCCGCCTGGCCGAGGGCCGCCAGGTCCTGTGCGTGACCCACCTGGCGCAGCTCGCCGCCTTCGCCGACGCGCACTTCGTGGTGACGAAGGCCGCCCAGGGCGACACCACCGTGACGCGGGTGGACCGCCTGTCCGACGAGGACCGGGCCGTCGAGCTGTCCCGCATGCTGTCCGGCGCCACCGAGAGCGACGCCGCGCTCTCCCACGCCCGCGAGCTGCTGGCCAGCGCGGCGCGGGGCTGA
- a CDS encoding CTP synthase gives MAKHILVTGGVSSSLGKGITAASLGRLLTARGLRVTMQKLDPYVNVDPGTMNPFQHGEVFVTHDGGETDLDLGHYERFIDVQLPREASVSTGQIYSTVIAKERKGDYMGETVQVVPHITNEIKKRILEAATDDIDVVISEVGGTVGDIEGLPFLEAIRQIRYDVGRENICYVHCALVPFIGPTKELKTKPAQHSVRELRSIGIQPDALVCRADRPIPLELKRKIAMMSDIDLEGVVSCHDAHSIYAVPQVLAEEGLDRFVVNRLRLDPVVEPDMAEWDAMVRRLENPRETVTIALVGKYVSLPDAYLSVVESLDHAGIHHEVSVDIKWVQSDDLARRGVAEEQLSDVDGVLIPGGFGVRGVEGKINAGRYARERLMPYLGICLGLQTAVIEFARNVLNLPEAHSAEFDPDTPDPVIDLMADQRDVTDLGGTMRLGVYPCRLVPGTRGAEAYDEPFVYERHRHRYEVSNRYRSRLESAGMRISGMSPDERLVEMVELADHPWFVATQAHPEFKSRPNRPHPLFRDFVGAALERRLARQGRLPQHALS, from the coding sequence ATGGCAAAGCACATCCTGGTCACCGGGGGTGTGTCGTCCTCGCTCGGCAAGGGGATCACCGCGGCCTCGCTCGGACGCCTGCTGACGGCCAGGGGCCTGCGGGTGACCATGCAGAAGCTGGACCCCTACGTGAACGTGGACCCCGGGACCATGAACCCGTTCCAGCACGGCGAGGTCTTCGTCACCCACGACGGCGGTGAGACCGACCTCGACCTCGGCCACTACGAGCGGTTCATCGACGTCCAGCTCCCCCGCGAGGCGAGCGTGTCGACCGGCCAGATCTACTCGACGGTGATCGCCAAGGAGCGCAAGGGCGACTACATGGGTGAGACCGTCCAGGTCGTCCCCCACATCACCAACGAGATCAAGAAGCGGATCCTCGAGGCGGCCACCGACGACATCGACGTCGTCATCAGCGAGGTCGGCGGCACGGTCGGCGACATCGAGGGCCTGCCGTTCCTCGAGGCGATCCGCCAGATCCGCTACGACGTCGGCCGCGAGAACATCTGCTACGTGCACTGCGCGCTGGTCCCCTTCATCGGACCGACCAAGGAGCTGAAGACCAAGCCCGCCCAGCACTCGGTCCGCGAGCTGCGGTCGATCGGGATCCAGCCGGACGCGCTGGTCTGCCGCGCCGACCGGCCGATCCCGCTCGAGCTCAAGCGCAAGATCGCGATGATGTCCGACATCGACCTCGAGGGCGTCGTCAGCTGCCACGACGCCCACTCGATCTACGCGGTGCCCCAGGTGCTGGCGGAGGAGGGGTTGGACCGCTTCGTCGTCAACCGCCTGCGCCTCGACCCGGTCGTCGAGCCCGACATGGCCGAGTGGGACGCGATGGTCCGCCGCCTCGAGAACCCGCGCGAGACCGTGACCATCGCGCTGGTCGGCAAGTACGTGTCCCTCCCCGACGCCTACCTGTCGGTCGTCGAGTCCCTCGACCACGCCGGCATCCACCACGAGGTGTCGGTCGACATCAAGTGGGTCCAGTCCGACGACCTGGCCCGTCGAGGCGTCGCCGAGGAGCAGCTCAGCGACGTCGACGGCGTCCTCATCCCCGGCGGCTTCGGGGTCCGTGGCGTCGAGGGCAAGATCAACGCCGGCCGGTACGCCCGCGAGCGGCTCATGCCGTACCTCGGCATCTGCCTCGGCCTGCAGACCGCGGTCATCGAGTTCGCCCGCAACGTGTTGAACCTGCCGGAGGCCCACTCCGCGGAGTTCGACCCCGACACCCCCGATCCGGTGATCGACCTGATGGCCGACCAGCGCGACGTGACCGACCTGGGCGGCACCATGCGGCTCGGGGTCTACCCGTGCCGGCTGGTCCCCGGGACCCGGGGGGCGGAGGCCTACGACGAGCCGTTCGTCTACGAGCGGCACCGCCACCGCTACGAGGTGTCGAACCGCTACCGGTCGCGCCTCGAGAGCGCCGGGATGCGGATCTCCGGCATGTCGCCCGACGAGCGCCTCGTGGAGATGGTCGAGCTGGCCGACCACCCGTGGTTCGTCGCGACCCAGGCCCACCCGGAATTCAAGTCGCGCCCGAACCGCCCGCATCCCCTCTTCCGGGACTTCGTCGGCGCCGCGCTGGAGCGGCGGCTGGCACGCCAGGGGCGTCTGCCCCAGCACGCCCTCAGCTGA
- a CDS encoding PGPGW domain-containing protein, protein MTHPDPHRGQRTLSRWVGLALRRTVVTVVGAVVLAAGIVMILTPGPGLVGIIAGLAILGTEYDWAARARDAARRRSKAAYAQARSKVQQRRDRRAGDGTPRGTGLS, encoded by the coding sequence ATGACCCACCCCGACCCCCACCGCGGGCAGCGAACCCTCAGCCGGTGGGTCGGGCTCGCGCTGCGCCGCACGGTCGTCACCGTCGTGGGCGCGGTCGTGCTGGCCGCCGGCATCGTCATGATCCTGACGCCCGGACCCGGCCTGGTCGGGATCATCGCCGGCCTCGCCATCCTCGGCACGGAGTACGACTGGGCCGCCCGCGCGCGGGACGCGGCCCGACGCCGGTCGAAGGCGGCGTACGCGCAGGCGCGCTCGAAGGTCCAGCAGCGTCGTGACCGGCGCGCCGGCGACGGCACCCCGCGGGGGACGGGTCTCAGCTGA